Proteins encoded in a region of the Fundulus heteroclitus isolate FHET01 chromosome 2, MU-UCD_Fhet_4.1, whole genome shotgun sequence genome:
- the chka gene encoding choline kinase alpha isoform X3, giving the protein MGPSCRLPKGACLGRSCSQVNPPKNTMSCNKGDSRQSNKDNDFQGAEAMVLESVMFAILAERELGPKLYGIFPQGRLEQYIPSRKLDTCELGDPSISAEVAQKMARFHGMRMPFNKEPKWLFGTMEKYLSQVMRLNFTRESHLRRFNRFLAYNLPQEMETLKSLLESTHSPVVFCHNDCQEGNILLLNVHHSSEKQKLMLIDFEYSSYNYRGFDIGNHFCEWMYDYTCDEFPFFKVDAQNYPSKAQQLHFIESYLRESDQGFGNLSEEHQMRLKEELYVEVNRFSLASHFFWGLWSIIQARLSTIEFGYLEYAQARFDAYFQQKRIWAA; this is encoded by the exons ATGTCCTGTAATAAAGGGGACTCCCGACAGTCAAACAAAGACAATGACTTCCAA GGAGCAGAGGCCATGGTTCTGGAGAGCGTGATGTTCGCCATCCTGGCTGAGAGGGAGCTGGGACCCAAACTCTACGGCATTTTCCCTCAGGGCCGCCTGGAGCAGTACATCCCT AGTCGTAAACTGGACACCTGCGAGTTAGGCGACCCGAGCATCTCCGCTGAGGTCGCACAGAAGATGGCCAGGTTCCACGGGATGAGGATGCCCTTCAACAAGGAGCCAAAGTGGCTGTTTGGAACCATGGAGAA GTACCTGAGCCAAGTCATGAGGCTGAACTTCACCAGAGAGTCCCATCTGCGCCGCTTCAACCGCTTTCTCGCCTACAACCTGCCACAGGAGATGGAAACGCTGAA GTCGCTGCTGGAGTCCACTCACTCCCCTGTTGTGTTCTGCCATAATGACTGCCAGGAAG GGAACATCCTGCTCCTGAATGTCCACCACAGCTCAGAGAAACAGAAGCTGATGCTAATTGACTTTGAATACAGCAGTTACAACTACAG AGGCTTTGACATCGGCAACCATTTCTGTGAATGGATGTACGACTACACCTGCGACGAGTTTCCCTTCTTCAAAGTCGATGCTCAGAACTACCCTTCAAAAGCTCAGCAG CTTCACTTCATCGAGAGCTACCTGCGAGAGTCTGACCAGGGCTTCGGCAACCTGAGCGAAGAGCACCAGATGAGGCTGAAAGAGGAGCTGTACGTGGAGGTCAACAG GTTCTCACTTGCATCTCACTTCTTTTGGGGCTTGTGGTCCATCATCCAAGCGAGGCTGTCAACCATCGAGTTTGGATATTTG GAGTACGCCCAGGCCAGGTTTGACGCCTACTTCCAGCAGAAGAGGATTTGGGCCGCCTAA
- the chka gene encoding choline kinase alpha isoform X2: MAVHACVLCRRLPKGACLGRSCSQVNPPKNTMSCNKGDSRQSNKDNDFQGAEAMVLESVMFAILAERELGPKLYGIFPQGRLEQYIPSRKLDTCELGDPSISAEVAQKMARFHGMRMPFNKEPKWLFGTMEKYLSQVMRLNFTRESHLRRFNRFLAYNLPQEMETLKSLLESTHSPVVFCHNDCQEGNILLLNVHHSSEKQKLMLIDFEYSSYNYRGFDIGNHFCEWMYDYTCDEFPFFKVDAQNYPSKAQQLHFIESYLRESDQGFGNLSEEHQMRLKEELYVEVNRFSLASHFFWGLWSIIQARLSTIEFGYLEYAQARFDAYFQQKRIWAA; this comes from the exons ATGTCCTGTAATAAAGGGGACTCCCGACAGTCAAACAAAGACAATGACTTCCAA GGAGCAGAGGCCATGGTTCTGGAGAGCGTGATGTTCGCCATCCTGGCTGAGAGGGAGCTGGGACCCAAACTCTACGGCATTTTCCCTCAGGGCCGCCTGGAGCAGTACATCCCT AGTCGTAAACTGGACACCTGCGAGTTAGGCGACCCGAGCATCTCCGCTGAGGTCGCACAGAAGATGGCCAGGTTCCACGGGATGAGGATGCCCTTCAACAAGGAGCCAAAGTGGCTGTTTGGAACCATGGAGAA GTACCTGAGCCAAGTCATGAGGCTGAACTTCACCAGAGAGTCCCATCTGCGCCGCTTCAACCGCTTTCTCGCCTACAACCTGCCACAGGAGATGGAAACGCTGAA GTCGCTGCTGGAGTCCACTCACTCCCCTGTTGTGTTCTGCCATAATGACTGCCAGGAAG GGAACATCCTGCTCCTGAATGTCCACCACAGCTCAGAGAAACAGAAGCTGATGCTAATTGACTTTGAATACAGCAGTTACAACTACAG AGGCTTTGACATCGGCAACCATTTCTGTGAATGGATGTACGACTACACCTGCGACGAGTTTCCCTTCTTCAAAGTCGATGCTCAGAACTACCCTTCAAAAGCTCAGCAG CTTCACTTCATCGAGAGCTACCTGCGAGAGTCTGACCAGGGCTTCGGCAACCTGAGCGAAGAGCACCAGATGAGGCTGAAAGAGGAGCTGTACGTGGAGGTCAACAG GTTCTCACTTGCATCTCACTTCTTTTGGGGCTTGTGGTCCATCATCCAAGCGAGGCTGTCAACCATCGAGTTTGGATATTTG GAGTACGCCCAGGCCAGGTTTGACGCCTACTTCCAGCAGAAGAGGATTTGGGCCGCCTAA